In Nicotiana tabacum cultivar K326 chromosome 11, ASM71507v2, whole genome shotgun sequence, a single window of DNA contains:
- the LOC107785635 gene encoding uncharacterized protein LOC107785635, with the protein MANSSLLTLFLILSIISTTNAAVNFTSPTTKATSTAINSTLPTTNTNTTPTATAVNSSISTNNANTSTTGINSKIPTTNTTATAGNSRIPITNTTATAVNSTKPTTKTTVTAINSTKPTTRTTYKNNSITPQELDTLLAALRYRGYPLFSNAIDTSDVQLQMLSTVADTSSAFTIFAPKDHFLYTLDMASDADAYVAALMCHVIPSRRLTITQLRNLTSPYLETLLLHYSILVGKSKSDDVFVTVDGVRVSDPDLYLGSKFVVHGLDGILLTGFNMYEDTLSHMGKGFFAPEMGEFIGSQTGGNSAAATPKKASLPAAKIGGFSRIMRKQRRLQYRRIWRSNYSFRRSYDGSRSDDDF; encoded by the coding sequence ATGGCTAACTCATCGCTCCTCACTCTGTTCCTCATCCTCTCCATCATCTCCACCACCAACGCCGCCGTCAACTTCACAAGCCCCACCACCAAAGCCACTTCCACCGCCATCAACTCCACATTACCCACCACCAACACCAACACTACCCCCACCGCTACTGCCGTCAACTCCTCAATATCCACCAACAACGCTAACACCTCCACCACCGGCATCAACTCCAAAATACCCACTACAAATACCACTGCCACCGCCGGTAACTCCAGAATACCCATCACCAACACCACTGCCACTGCCGTCAACTCTACAAAACCCACCACCAAAACCACCGTCACTGCCATCAACTCCACAAAACCCACCACAAGAACCACCTATAAAAACAATAGCATTACCCCACAAGAACTGGACACCCTCCTCGCAGCCTTAAGGTATCGCGGTTACCCTCTCTTCAGCAACGCTATCGACACCTCCGACGTCCAATTACAAATGCTCTCCACAGTCGCCGACACTTCATCGGCATTCACTATCTTCGCTCCAAAAGACCATTTCCTTTACACCCTCGATATGGCCTCCGACGCCGATGCTTACGTGGCCGCACTCATGTGCCACGTCATCCCTTCTCGCCGACTCACCATCACCCAACTCCGTAACCTCACTTCTCCTTATCTCGAGACCCTTTTGCTCCATTACAGCATCCTAGTCGGGAAGAGCAAGAGCGACGACGTTTTTGTTACAGTTGATGGGGTTCGGGTTTCGGATCCGGATCTTTATCTCGGGTCAAAATTTGTTGTTCATGGGTTAGATGGGATTCTTCTGACTGGGTTTAATATGTATGAGGACACTCTCAGCCATATGGGGAAAGGATTCTTTGCTCCGGAGATGGGGGAATTCATTGGTTCTCAAACTGGAGGGAATTCTGCGGCGGCGACGCCTAAGAAAGCGTCGTTGCCGGCGGCGAAGATTGGAGGATTTTCGAGAATTATGAGGAAGCAACGGAGACTGCAGTATCGCCGGATTTGGAGGAGTAATTACAGTTTCCGGCGTAGCTATGATGGTAGTCGCAGTGATGATGATTTCTAG